GCTGCATGACAGCCAGGTAGCCATTCCGCTGATCAAGTTGACCAGCAGGAAGGTGACGTACCTCTACGACTTGATGGATGCGGCGTACGATGCCAAGCGGATCGAGGAGACCAGCCGGCAATTTGGGCATGTTCCGATCACGGATAAAAATGGGCGAGGCCATGATATCGTTCCCATGGCGCCCCACGAAGCTGAGCGTTATAAAATCCGGTCCACTGCGGAACGGGCAAACAGCCGGTTGAAAGAAGACTTCGGTGCCAACAACGTCATGGTCAAAGGACACAGCAAGGTAACCCAGCACCTGATGTTTGGAGTCATCGTACTGTTTGCGGATCAGCTTCTGCGTCTACTCGGTTAGGTTGTCAAAGATCAAAAAAATGAAAACTGCGCGAGAAGTATGCCCGCCATGGCATAATATTCACAAAAAAACAGTAAAATGAGCATTGACAGGCAAAAAAAACGATATGACAATTTGGCCACGATTTATAAGCTGCTCATTTTGCAAAAGGCTCATTTGTCTGCTCAAAAGGTAATGATCCGGTAGCCGTTGTTCAGGTAATGCGCCATGGAGGGATGGCCGCTGATGTGGCCCACCAGGGGCAGGCCTTCGGCCAGAACCGCCTCGGCGACGTTCATTTTGGCCGAACAGGCCTTGCAGACCGCAACAATCAGATCTTTTTCCCTGGCCTTTCGATAGAGCGGGGTAAGCATGTGTCCTTCCCGGCTCATCACCGGCACCAGCGTCACCGCCTCTCCCTCCAGAACGATTTTCCCTTCTCTGCCCTGTTCATGCAGGTCAAGGGCGTTTAAAAGAACATGGATAAAGCATAATGGATCGCCTCGAAAGGCAAAGAGAATGATTTTTTCTTCCATGGCGTGCTCCCCGGATGTGAAGATTGCGGCTCGGTTATCGGCCTGTTGGGAAAATTCTATCAGGATTGACGGCGCATGGGAAGATTCTTTTCTTCAGGCGACCAGGAGAACGATGGCGCACAAGGCCAGCAGCAGTCCGAAAATCTGATGCAGGGTGAGGGGTTCCTTGAGAAAAATCGCGGCCAGAAGGATGGTAATCAGCGGGTAAAGGGCGGTAAGGCTCACCACCAGGGAAATTTTTCCCTTTTGCGCGGCGGCGAAGAAGAAAAGGGTGCCTGCCATGCCGGCAATGCCGGTCAGGACGGCGAACAGCACACCTTTTGGATGATGCGGTGGATGGAAATCCACAAGGCAAAGCGTCACCACTCCCACCAGCAGCGCCCCGCCCACTTCGTAGATCAGGGCGCTCTGGGGAGAGATGTAGCTGACGGCGATTTTGGGGAAAAAT
This region of Desulfobulbaceae bacterium DB1 genomic DNA includes:
- a CDS encoding cytoplasmic protein is translated as MEEKIILFAFRGDPLCFIHVLLNALDLHEQGREGKIVLEGEAVTLVPVMSREGHMLTPLYRKAREKDLIVAVCKACSAKMNVAEAVLAEGLPLVGHISGHPSMAHYLNNGYRIITF